A region of the Oncorhynchus nerka isolate Pitt River linkage group LG26, Oner_Uvic_2.0, whole genome shotgun sequence genome:
GAAAACATGATCATATATATTGGGTCATTGGTGGGATGATGACTGGGATTCATTGACTTTGCATCAATAGAGAATAGGTTAAAACTATGTTTTATCTGAGGTGCATGGATCCTCTTTGCGTGACCAATGAGTGGACTTAGTGTGCACCCTAACACTGCCTCTCCTTTTATCTGTCTGTTTTCTATTTTTCCTCACTTCCCTTTCTATTTCAATCAGACTGCAAGATGAGATGGTTCTTAGACAGGATGCAGAGAGCAACTTGAACGCCTTTAGACAGGTGAGGTCATTTCTCTCATAATTTGTATCAATTGAACTATTATTGACCATGTCCCTGTTTGCATGTGATCTTCACAGCCCGTGTTTTTATATGAGGAATATACAGGTCACATTGACCTAAGGATTCTCTGTGTGTAGGACGTGGATGAGGCGTCTCTGAACCGTGTCCAgttggagaggaggatagacgcACTGCAGGATGAGATTGCCTTCCTCAAGAAGATCCACGAGGAGGTGAGCTTCAGCTTCCCCTCGTCTCTATGGCAATCTCTAGTCCTTACTGGCCAACCACTGTTTCCATCTCTGAAGTAAATAGTGAATATTCAGAGAATGAAAGAGGTGACCTTTAACCTGTAAGCCTGTGGTTGGTTCTCTATAGGAGCTGCGTGAGCTGCAGGAGCAGCTGATGGCCCAGCAGGTCCATGTGGATGTGGACGTGTCCAAGCCAGACCTGACCGCTGCTCTGAGGGACATCCGGGTCCAGTATGAGTCCGTGGCCTCCTCGAACATTCAGGAGACGGAGGAGTGGTACCGCTCCAAGGTCATATCAGAAAGCTTGGGCTATTGCATTTACATGTACACACATTACTGTACAGGCACAGGCAGACACACTACCATACAGATAAACATGCATACAGCCAGGCGTTGCACAATGCATACATTGACAACACACTATAAGATGCAGACTTTTaaactgtcctgtctctcctttgGTTTTTATGCACAGTTTGCCGACTTGACCGACGCAGCTACTCGGAATGCAGATGCCTTGCGATTGGCCAAACAGGAGGGCAACGAGTACCGCCGGCAACTCCAGGCCATGACCTGTGATGTGGAGGCGCTCCGTGGAACAGTGAGTTGTCCAATCAGAGCAGAGTGTGCTGTATCAACAATGAGACATAAGAAGACCATGAGTTCCATGACTCCCCTCTCTAACTGAACCACCTCTCCTCTTTCATCTCTTTCCAAACCTCTTcccccttcctttccttctccctatcttcctcctctcctgcagaACGAGTCTCTGGAGCAGCAGCTGCGTGAGATGGAGGACCGTTTCTCCGTGGAGACGGCTGGTTACCAGGATACAGTGGGTCATCTGGAGGAGGAGATCCAGACTCTGAAGGAGGGGATGGCCAGACACCTGCAGGAGTACCAGGACCTGCTCAACGTCAAACTGGCCCTGGACATAGAGATCGCTACCTACAGGAAGctgctggagggagaggagagcaggtgaGGAGATAACAgtggagagggaggcggatggtggagggagaggagggtggagaggagaggaaggagggtagaaggtaggaagagaggagggaggagggaaggagagagagggtgttggaGGGAATATAGTGGAAAAAAAGAATGTGGATCTAATGAGCTGGGTCGGGAGGAGACAGTGTGATGAAGAAAGAAAAGACAATAGGTGGTGGCTGGTAGCTACTgatactctctcttcctcttcctcaggaTCACTGTTCCAATGCAGAGCTTCTCCAACCTGCAGTTCAGAGGTGAGTAAGGGTATCCTGACCCAGATATATTAGCGTAGTCTATCATGACATTTAATAATTTACCCCAGTCATATGAATTATGTGCTGATGCATAAATCTGAAGTTAGGATTCGGCTCTGACTGGATTCATGGGCATCTGAAAGCTAAacgtctctctcaccctctccctgagTATAGAGACCAGTATGGACACTAAGTTCTCTCCAGAGGCCCATGTCAAGAGGAGCATCATAGTGCGGACTGTGGAGACTAGAGACGGGGAGGTATGTAGAACATCATAGATCATTGAATGAGTCCATGGGGGATTTATTCCCATATCAGATGTGTGAATGTGCTTGTTTCCTGCTTAGCTCCTCCAGAGGGCAGCATGCTACATTGTTATTATTCAATACATGCAATTTCATCAGATCACTTATAGACAGTCCCTCCCTACTGCATCTACAACCCAACATGCCCTGTTCCCTGCTCTGTGTTTCAGATCATTAAGGAGTCTACAGCTGAGAGGAAGGAGATTCCTGACAGTCCTTAAAGGACACAAATGGTGCTAGCTATATGTCTGTCATACTGTCCCCACTCCCCAGTAACGCTTAGAGGCCTTGCATGATAATGATACCCTTTCCTGACCAGGCACCTCCCTCTTCTCCAAACCTCAAAGTCCCTCCAGTTGCAACCACCTCACcatccccttcctcccctcttcatCATCACCCCCAGACCATGCTACATCATTAAATACTTAGGAGTTGCATTTTGTTGAAACAAAAAAAATCCCTCATTGCATCCTTGTTAGCATTTTtgccaaaaaatattatttttgtattgcTGTAACTGGAGATAGGCTTTAGTGCTGGGAAGTGTGGCCATGCACCTTAGAAGGAAGGGTCTTGGACTACTACCCTTCGTGATTTTAATGCTTGGAAATGTATATTTTGTTCAGCTCATAATAGTGACAGATCAGAGTGGGAAATGTTCTCAATGTGTTTGGATAGTAGCCAGAGAGGAGGCCTTGAAATGTAGTGATTGTTATTCAGCTAGTGGCAGGGGTCGTGCTGAAGTTGTGTGGTTGGAGTGGATGTGAGAAGTCAAGAGGAAAGTACAGTTGCTGGGGTTAGCAGTGGACAGGATGGGTCTCAGACAAGGAAGATGACGTGTGAATGACAGTGCTTTTGGCAGAACTGTTGGTGAAAAGAAAGAAGCTGACGTAACTCTCCTCTAGGGCCAAACACCATATCCATTTCACCCCTCCGTCATACAACCCCCCCTCTGGATGCAGTGTCTCTAGTTCCACTGTTTCATTGCAACATCATATTTTAACACTAGAACAGCGCCTGGGAACATCCACTTACGCACCAGGGGTGAGAGGGACAGGACGGAGGTGATACAGGGAGTATTGACGAGACCCTTACCTCTGaaatcccctgttcctctcccagCTCCATCTCTGGAGTGTCAGTGATTGTAGAGAGACACAAAAGAGGGTGTTGCTGAGATAGCTTGGTGGTGGTGGAGCGGGTGGGGTTACATGGTGTCTCCCTGATGACAGCCCTCTCCAAGAAACCCTGGGGGGGGGCTTggagggttggaggagaggaggagaggaggagggttggaggagaggaggaaaggaggagggttgaaggagaggaggagaggatgagggttGACTATAGACTGCTTTTCATTCTTCACTAAAGACAAACCGTAACCATCTTCTAATGTGCCTGCCTTTCTTTCACATCTCCCTTCCCTCTGCTTTGCCTTCGTGTCTTCACCCGTCAGCTCTAGATACTATTTCTTCTCTTCTTGTCTGCCTCTTACAGTAGCCACAGCTGAACCACACTGCAGTAGGTCTCAGAAAAACCTACAAGATGTGAATATAACCTTAGTTTTGACCAACATTATTACAACCCGCTAACAACAATAAAGCCATTTTGTTTTATTAGTATTTGTGTCTGAATGAGTCTTTTGTGAAttacagtttttattttatttctttagTCCAACACAAGCTGCTGCTTGGATTGACCGTTGTATGATTGTGTGTGCTCATGAAATGAAGATAGATCCAGTACCAGCTCACTGATGGACCTTTTTCATGACTTTATTTTACATACCCAGCACCTCCAAGTTGTTGATGTGCGTACACCACGTTAGAAACTCATTGTGTGGGGCGCCAGATTTCAGGAGGACAGTTGGGCACTTGTTGATTGATCATAATCAATAGAACCCACATAGTCATAATCAACATGCGTCATTTATCATAATGATAATCATCCATCCATATGTAGGCTCCTGTTTGTGGTATCTGTCTGCGGTGAATGAGTAAAACTGAGTCTGACAGCCAATCTCTGTATCAGGTTCCACATTAGAGGTATGTGGGAGAGATGATGACTGGCATGGCAGACCGCTGAGATTGACAGGAGGGATCAatgttcatcatcatcactatgtTGGTTGTTGTCCAGTGGCGAGGGGAATTGAGGTGGGAGGGTTCAGCACCAAAGCCTAGATTTACAGTACTGTCATCGTCACTTGTCAGTGTCATTGTCAGTGCTCTGCCCAGGACCCTACAGAAGCACATAGACAGTATATTCTCTCACAGACGGGGTCAGACTGTAACACTGTGTTGAATGATCTAACAACCTATCCACACGTTCAGCCCTCAAGGACCCTTCACTTCATTCCCTGCCCAGACTCTCTGAGTCTTCCTGTAAGGACAATGACTCAAACAGAGATTATATAagtgcccccccacacacacacacaacctcaacaTATACACTGCTCTCTGGGCCCCTTCTGACAAACAGCCAGAAAGGAGTTGAAGGAGGAAACATGCgtacgtgtgtatgtatgtgctggGCAGGTATATAGGAGTCCCAGTCACGCAGAGGCCATCCTTTACTCATTGTACAGCtaatgtatttctgtgtgttagtgtgtgtatataagtggaggcaggagggaggagctataggaggacaggttcATTGTATTGGCTGGAATATAAAAATGGAACTGCACCAAACATGTGCTTTCCATATGTTTTATGTGTTTGATACTGTCCCATTTataccgttccagccattacaatgagcccgtcctcctgtagctcctctcagAAACCACCACTGGTGTGTATGTgcacatgtgtatgtgtgtttgtgtgtgtgtgtgtgtgtgcagtacagtactgtaggggagcaggttgagagcttcaagttccttggtgtccacatcaccaacaaactatcatggtccaaacacaccaagacagtcgtgaagagggcacgacaacgcctattccccctcagcagactgaaaagatttggcatgggtcctcagatcctcaaaaagttccacAGCTACACTATCGAAAGCATCCTTACTtgttgcatcactacctggtatggcaactgctcggcctccgaccgctaggcactacagatggtagtgcgtgcggcccagtacatcactggggccaagcttcctgccatctagaaCCTCTATAACAGGCAGTGTCAAATTGCCACAGActacagccaccctagtcatagactgttctatctgctacagcacggcaagcagtaccggagtgccaagtttaGTTCCAAAAgggtccttaacagcttctaccccaaaccataagactcctgaacagctaatcaaatggctacccagactatttgcattgcgacccccccccctcttttacgctgctgctacactctgtttattatctatgcatagacactttaactttatctacatgtacatattacctcaattacctcgactaaccaatGTCCCCACACATTGANNNNNNNNNNNNNNNNNNNNNNNNNNNNNNNNNNNNNNNNNNNNNNNNNNNNNNNNNNNNNNNNNNNNNNNNNNNNNNNNNNNNNNNNNNNNNNNNNNNNNNNNNNNNNNNNNNNNNNNNNNNNNNNNNNNNNNNNNNNNNNNNNNNNNNNNNNNNNNNNNNNNNNNNNNNNNNNNNNNNNNNNNNNNNNNNNNNNNNNNNNNNNNNNNNNNNNNNNNNNNNNNNNNNNNNNNNNNNNNNNNNNNNNNNNNNNNNNNNNNNNNNNNNNNNNNNNNNNNNNNNNNNNNNNNNNNNNNNNNNNNNNNNNNNNNNNNNNNNNNNNNNNNNNNNNNNNNNNNNNNNNNNNNNNNNNNNNNNNNNNNNNNNNNNNNNNNNNNNNNNNNNNNNNNNNNNNNNNNNNNNNNNNNNNNNNNNNNNNNNNNNNNNNNNNNNNNNNNNNNNNNNNNNNNNNNNNNNNNNNNNNNNNNNNNNNNNNNNNNNNNNNNNNNNNNNNNNNNNNNtctgtaccaataccccctgtatatagcctccacattgactctgtaccgttaccccctgtatatagcctccacattgactctgtaccagtacccctgtatatagcctccacattgactctgtaccagtacccctgtatatagcctccagattgactctgtaccattacccctgtatatagcctccacattgactctgtaccggcaccccccgtatatagcctccacattgactctgtaccagaaccccccgtatatagcctccacattgactctgtaccagaacccctgtatatagcatccacattgactctgtaccagtaccccctgtatatagcctccacattgactctgtaccagtacaccctgtatatagcctccacattgactctgtaccagaaccccctgtatatagcatccacattgactctgtaccagtaccccctgtatatagcctccacattgactctgtaccagtaccccctgtatatagcctccacattgactctgtaccggcacccccctgtatatagcctccgcattgactctgtaccagaaccccctgtatgtagcctccacattgactctgtaccggcacccccctgtatatagcctccacattgactctgtaccggtaccccctgtatatagcctccacattgactctgtaccagtaccccctgtatatagcctccacattgactctgtaccggtaccccctgtatatagcctccacattgactctgtaccagtaccccctgtatatagcctccacattgactctgtaccattaccccctatatatatcctccacattgactctgtaccagtaccccctgtatatagcctccacattgactctgtaccattaccccctgtatatagcctccacattgactctgtaccagtaccccctgtatatatcctccacattgactctgtaccagtaccccctgtatatagcctccacattgactctgtaccattaccccctgtatatagcctccacattgactctgtaccagtaccccctgtatatagcctcgctattgttattttgctgctgctctttaattatttgttacttttattttatttatttatctattttttacttaactcttttcttaaaactgcattgttggttaagggcttgtaagtaagcatttcactgtaaggtctacacctgttgtatttggcgcatgtgacaaataaaataaacatttgatttgatgtgtctaTTTAGCCTGGCTCTTGTCAGTGGACTGGCGTGTCTCAGGTCTGGGATGGAGGTGGCCTCGAGCTGAAGGAATTCTGGCTAGATAAAACACTCACTCCACCAGGGTGTGGGCCCTGACGCCTGGCCCACTGAAACTTTTCCAGACAATCTTTCAGAGGTGGGGGTAAGGACGGGTTACTATTGAAGAGCTTTTTCTCCTCAGCAGCTATACTTACTGTAGAACTACGAAGAGAAAGGGGTGACAATGAAGTTCTAAAGAGTGTGCTTCTCAAAATCCTCCACACTACATCCTCTCCCTTGTTGACCCAAAACATCACtcaaccctgtacaccccacccaTGGCTTGTTGACCCCAAACATCACtcaaccctgtacaccccacccaTGGCTTGTTGACCCCAAACATCACtcaaccctgtacaccccacccaTGGCTTGTTGACCCCAAACATCACtcaaccctgtacaccccacccaTGGCTTGTTGACCCCAAACATCTCtcaaccctgtacaccccacccaTGGCTTGTTGACCCCAAACATCACtcaaccctgtacaccccacccaTGGCTTGTTGACCCCAAACATCACtcaaccctgtacaccccacccaTGGCTTGTTGACCCCAAACATTACACAACCCTGTAtaaagccagcagcataccaccctgcataccactgctggcttgcttctgaagctaagcaggtttggttctggtcagtccctggatgggagaccagatgctgctggaagtggtgttggagggccagtaggaggcactctttcctctggtctaaaaaaatatcccaaccCAGGGAAGAGATTGGGGACACTgctctgtgtagggtgctgtttttcagatgggatgttaaatgggtgtcctgactctctaaggtcattaaagatcccatggcatttattgtaagagtaggggtgttaaccctggtgtccttgctaaattcccaatctggccctcaaaccattcacggtcacctaataatcacCAGTTTACAGTTGGCTCATTCATCtgtctcccctgtaactatttccCAGGTTCTTGCtgtaatgagaatgtgttctcagtcaacttaccttgtAAAATAATGGAATAAATACAATCCAACCACGGCTTATGCACTCACAGGGCTCCTGGCAATACAGACCTCTTCACTCCATGAGAGAGGATGTCTAAAATTACCCATTGTTTGTATTCAAATGAGTATGCTGCTGTCTTCTTTCCCTGACactagtgtgtgtttgttagcTCTCTACGCGAACAGAATCCATAATGAGCTCCCTAATGCATTTGTTTGTATCAGCGCAGAACATCAAGCACTCTTTCTCATCAATCACTACTCCAGTACTCAGCTCTTATTATGTAAAGGTACACAGAGAACTAATGCTGGTAATGAGATGCTAGATGTGTGAGCATCATACACATGCCCTATCTCTGTGTTGCAGCCAGCACCCTTCTCCTCTCAGCCCCcttgtcctctcccctcttcacTACACATTCCTGCACTACTCGGCCCTGTCACCAAAGGGTCATGGGAAGGCATGTGTGCTTGTTGGTTAATTTTAGCCCTCATTTCATCAAGCCCATTGAGACAAAACACAGAACAAGCACGTCAACCCCTCCACCAAACACCACCACCCTATagcaactctctctgtctctttgattCTCTAGCAGACTCCATAAACAACTGCAGTGACTTTTGACACACTAAGGCTACATTTACACAGcctgcccaattctgatatttttttccacATATTgctattttgaccaatcacatcagacctTCTCACTACACCTTTGAGACTGCTGAGACTTGAGACTGCTGCTCTATGTACATTGTCACTGaacccatttcatatgtatatactgtattctagtaaaggcttatccta
Encoded here:
- the gfap gene encoding glial fibrillary acidic protein codes for the protein MESQRVLSSYRKRFGPQGAGSVGGGVRLSSLSSSRFSLHGTPRHLTHSSTISRLSLGSAGGALLLGTPGNRLDFSADSLLKAQYRETRTNEKVEMMGLNDRFASFIEKVRFLEQQNTVLVTELTQLRGKEPSRLGDIFQEELRELRRQVDGLSAGKARLEIERDNMASDVATLKQRLQDEMVLRQDAESNLNAFRQDVDEASLNRVQLERRIDALQDEIAFLKKIHEEELRELQEQLMAQQVHVDVDVSKPDLTAALRDIRVQYESVASSNIQETEEWYRSKFADLTDAATRNADALRLAKQEGNEYRRQLQAMTCDVEALRGTNESLEQQLREMEDRFSVETAGYQDTVGHLEEEIQTLKEGMARHLQEYQDLLNVKLALDIEIATYRKLLEGEESRITVPMQSFSNLQFRETSMDTKFSPEAHVKRSIIVRTVETRDGEIIKESTAERKEIPDSP